The DNA segment CCGGTGCCTCCGTCGCTGCCGAACGTAAAATAATAGCAGCTGCATAACTTCCTTTACCATCGTTTTTGGTGGACAGTTGAATGCCATTTGCCATTTCTGTTTTATCCCAACCGTTGGGCATGGTATAGTTTAATACATCAAAAGTCTGCTTTTGGGCAAAACCAGTATAACTTAGCATCAATAGCAGATTAAACAGGAGAATGTTTTTTATAGGTTTCATCTTTAATGAAGTAAATAGTTATACCCGCTTTTATTATTTGAATTGTTGCCATCGGTAAAACCAGCTCCGGTTATTTGAATGTTGAACTTGTAAAGTACATTTTTGGGCAAGGTGGAAAAATTAGCGCCTCCAGCTACTCTCGCATCATAGAAAAGTTCTTTTACGTTCCCTGGCGTAAATGGGATTCCATCTGCGTTCACAGTATCCCCCCCAGTGGCCTGCCCGCAACACGCGGTTTCCAGAAAAGTACTAGGGTTATTATCTGTATCTTCAACTCTGCTTTGTAAGCTTAGTGAGGCCGTTGATGGAATAGCTGTTTCACCAATATTTTTTAAGGTGTAATAAATCCTAACGAATGATGCTGTATCCACCGGGCTCTTTTCTATTTTGGTAATGGTAACTTCTATATCTGCCGGAGCTGGTGGTGGCGGCGGAATGGTAAACGACGATTGTATCACATTATTTGTAAAATTCAATTCAGAAAACTGCTGCCCAACCCATGTTTCGGAAGTAGTGCCAACATTTGATTTCATTCCATTTACACAAAGTTCAAATGTGTATGCATTGCCCACCATGATACCATTAGTGCCAAATGTATTTCTGCTATTCATAGATTCTCCGGGATTTAGCAATTGATTTATTTCTGTTGTTAGGCTGGTAGAATTGCCACCTCCTGCGGGGGCACCATTTATGTAGCTTTGTACGGATAGTAAACCTTTTTTTACAGCGGCAGTGCCAACATTTTTTAAAGTATAATTTACGGCATAAGTATTACCTGTATTGGGAGAAAAGCTAATATTTGTAATAACCATGTCTGGAAGGGCCGTTGGTGTAGTGGTCGAATTCGTTGTTGTAGTGGGCTGATTTGGAGTTTGTGTTGTGGTTGATGGCGGTGTGTATAACATGCCTGTTGCCGTTTGCTGCGGTGGAACCATTGAAACATTTGTAGCTGGTGTAGTATTCGTTTGCTGCGTTGTCGGCACAACGATTTGTCCTTTAACCTTAGCGTTAATAACCGGTTTAACCAATTTACCTGAATCAATTTTTTTTACTTGTGCATTGCTGCTTATTGCACCTGCAATGAATAAGAATAAGATGAGTATTTTTTTCATGGATTTTAGATTTTATGATGTAAAATTAGATTGAACAACAAGACCGAACAATCATTAAAAAAGATGATTTTTATATTCGAATACTTAAAAAATCATTAAAAAAGAGGATGGGAAATATGATTTTACACTATTTAATTTGCAGGCAGGAAAATGTAAATTAGGGTATGAAGAAATTAGTGCTGGTATTTTTAATTGGTTTAATAGGTTTTGCCAATCGGGCACAAACGGTCATAAATAAAGACAGTTTGCTAAGATTATTGCCTAAAGCAAAAGAAGACTCTGCTAAAGTTTTATTGTATATAGAGGTAGGCAATGTCTATGAGCTAAACAATCCACAAATGGCTGCAAAATATTATCGTCTTGCCGGCCAATTGAGCAAAAAACTAAATTACAAAAGGGGTATTGTTAAATATATCTCCAACTATACTGCTTTATTGGATCAAAAAGCCCAGTTTGATAGTTCGTTACTATTAAATAAACAAGCCATTGAATTAGCAAAATCTTTAAATGATAAACTGGCATTGGCTAAATGCTACGCCAATACAGGAAACGTGTATCAATATTTAAATGATGGAGAAAATGCTTTGCAGTATTACGAAACTGCTAAAAAATATTTTGAAGAAATTGGAAACAAACAATTGGTAGCCCGTATTTGCGATGTTATGCAAAATTGCTATCGAAAATTGAACCAAATTGAAAAGGCATTGCAATTAGGAAGAGAAGCTGTAAGTATTTTACGAAAGGAAGATGATGCAATTGCTTTGGGTATGGCATTAACCAACCTGGGCAATAACTATGAAACAGTACAATCTGACAGTGCTTTTGCCTGTTATAACGAAGCCTTGACCATTTTTAAAAAACAAAATCATAGCCGGGGTGTAGAATCTAATCTTTTAAATATAGGCAATATTTATTTGCACCGCTACAATGCTGATGGTATGAAACCATATTATGAAAAAGGATTGGCATTAGCTCAACAACTTGAAGACCCAGAAGGTGAAACCATTGCCAATAGAGGAATGGCGCACTATTTTTTGTATAAAAAGAATTTTGGAGAAGCTATAAAATCAATCAACAAAGCATTATTCATTAGTGATAGCCTTGATTTGAAATACGAACACCAAAAAAATTTAAAATCACTTTCTGCAATATTGTACGCAACCAATGATATTATAGGTGCCGAAAAAGCATTAGATAGTGCGGGATTTATTGAAGATCAATTGAATGGCGATGAAGTAACCTTAAAGACTTTAGCAATTTCTAAAAAATTTGAAACAGAA comes from the Pedobacter heparinus DSM 2366 genome and includes:
- a CDS encoding tetratricopeptide repeat-containing sensor histidine kinase; protein product: MKKLVLVFLIGLIGFANRAQTVINKDSLLRLLPKAKEDSAKVLLYIEVGNVYELNNPQMAAKYYRLAGQLSKKLNYKRGIVKYISNYTALLDQKAQFDSSLLLNKQAIELAKSLNDKLALAKCYANTGNVYQYLNDGENALQYYETAKKYFEEIGNKQLVARICDVMQNCYRKLNQIEKALQLGREAVSILRKEDDAIALGMALTNLGNNYETVQSDSAFACYNEALTIFKKQNHSRGVESNLLNIGNIYLHRYNADGMKPYYEKGLALAQQLEDPEGETIANRGMAHYFLYKKNFGEAIKSINKALFISDSLDLKYEHQKNLKSLSAILYATNDIIGAEKALDSAGFIEDQLNGDEVTLKTLAISKKFETEKKEAQIKLQAAEIRQKSILNYFLIAGAVAFLAISLLTYRNYKHRQKLQQAKIDELETEKQLTATEAVLKGEEQERTRLAKDLHDGLGGMLSGIKFSLGSIKENLIMTPDNAHAFERSIDMLDSSIKEMRRVAHNMMPEILVNYGLDTALKELCTEMDKSGVLHVSYQSVGMHQTEIPQTTSVTIYRIIQELLNNIVKHANAKNVLVQLHQSAQEKLLAVTVEDDGNGFDTEQLKQPAGMGWHNIKNRVEFLKGKIDLQSAPGKGTSIMIEINI